One segment of Coffea arabica cultivar ET-39 chromosome 7c, Coffea Arabica ET-39 HiFi, whole genome shotgun sequence DNA contains the following:
- the LOC113697865 gene encoding cysteine protease XCP1-like: MAFSSYAKLLILLFSLSFLASTTFCRDFSIVGYTPDDLTCIDKLINLFESWIQKHGKIYESIEEKLHRFEIFKDNLKHIDERNKDIANYWLGLNEFADLSHEEFKKMYLGLNGELATKRQSPGEEFTYGNVMDIPKSVDWRKKGAVTPVKNQGSCGSCWAFSTVAAVEGINQIVTGNLTSLSEQELIDCDTTYNNGCNGGLMDYAFAFIASNGGLHREEDYPYLMEEGTCDEKRDESELVQISGYHDVPQNSEQSLLKALAHQPLSIAIEASGRDFQFYSGGVFDGHCGTQVDHGVAAVGYGSTKSLDYIIVKNSWGSKWGEKGYIRMKRNTGKPEGLCGINKMASYPTKNK; encoded by the exons ATGGCTTTCTCCTCATATGCTAAGTTGctaattcttttattttctttgtcatTCTTAGCTAGTACCACATTTTGTCGCGATTTCTCGATCGTTGGCTATACACCGGATGATTTGACTTGCATTGACAAGCTCATCAATCTATTCGAGTCATGGATCCAAAAACACGGAAAAATCTACGAAAGCATCGAAGAGAAGTTGCACAGGTTCGAGATTTTCAAAGATAATTTGAAGCATATTGATGAGAGGAACAAAGACATTGCCAACTACTGGCTTGGCTTGAATGAGTTTGCTGATTTGAGTCATGAAGAATTTAAAAAGATGTATCTTGGATTGAATGGTGAGTTGGCTACTAAGAGACAATCGCCGGGAGAAGAATTTACGTACGGAAATGTTATGGACATTCCAAAGTCAGTGGACTGGAGAAAGAAAGGAGCTGTCACACCTGTCAAGAACCAAGGATCATGTG GAAGTTGTTGGGCATTCTCCACAGTAGCTGCAGTTGAGGGCATAAACCAAATTGTTACTGGAAATTTGACTTCATTATCTGAGCAAGAGCTCATTGACTGTGACACTACATACAATAATGGCTGCAATGGAGGTCTTATGGACTATGCATTTGCCTTCATAGCCTCCAATGGTGGACTTCACAGAGAGGAAGACTACCCTTACCTTATGGAGGAAGGCACTTGTGATGAGAAGAGG GATGAATCAGAGCTGGTCCAAATCAGTGGTTACCATGATGTTCCCCAGAACAGTGAGCAGAGTCTTCTTAAAGCACTTGCACACCAGCCCCTAAGCATAGCTATTGAGGCTTCTGGGAGAGATTTCCAGTTCTATAGTGGG GGTGTATTTGATGGGCATTGTGGAACTCAAGTTGATCATGGCGTGGCGGCTGTGGGATATGGTTCAACAAAAAGTCTCGATTACATCATTGTGAAGAACTCGTGGGGTTCAAAGTGGGGAGAGAAGGGATACATAAGGATGAAAAGAAACACAGGGAAGCCAGAAGGACTTTGTGGCATCAACAAAATGGCTTCATATccaaccaaaaataaataa
- the LOC113699993 gene encoding protein-tyrosine-phosphatase PTP1 isoform X2: protein MAATGKPISTSSASSSLAAKPFFDFSPDSEPAKFVLSPDELRYSSEALQSFKDKLFKSPQTIRQEFLTLQAKRMSRSDMMSRCTVAFDSVNRDKNRYSDVLPFDSNRVVLNPCKDYRPSARGYINASFIETSDKVSRFIATQGALPHTFEDFWEMILQNHCPVIVMLTRLVDNYKMMKCGDYFQAEDGPREFGNICIVTKWIKTTGSSLVLRCLEVKYKESEEPPLNVLHIQYPEWPDHGVPRDTLAVREILKRLYDVPPSLGPIVVHCSAGIGRTGTYCTIQNTIQRILVGDMSALDLVKTITLFRSQRIGMVQTLEQYLFCYDAIVDELEDLISDSSGQRSSY, encoded by the exons ATGGCCGCCACTGGAAAACCCATCTCTACATCCTCTGCCTCTTCTTCCCTGGCTGCTAAACCTTTCTTCGACTTCTCACCGGATTCGGAGCCGGCAAAGTTTGTTCTTTCTCCGGATGAACTCCGTTACTCTTCCGAAGCTCTTCAATCTTTCAAGGACAAGCTTTTCAAGTCACCTCAAACGATACGGCAGGAGTTCCTCACCTTGCAG GCAAAAAGGATGAGCCGTTCGGATATGATGAGTAGATGCACAGTGGCTTTTGATAGTGTGAACCGTGACAAAAATCGTTACAGTGACGTCCTGCCAT TTGACAGTAACAGGGTTGTTTTGAACCCATGCAAGGATTACAGACCATCAGCTAGGGGATATATTAATGCAAGCTTCATTGAG ACATCTGACAAGGTGTCTCGCTTTATTGCAACACAAGGTGCTTTACCACATACCTTTGAAGATTTCTGGGAGATGATACTCCAGAATCATTGTCCTGTGATAGTTATGCTTACACGATTGGTAGACAATTACAAG ATGATGAAATGTGGAGACTACTTTCAGGCAGAGGATGGGCCTAGAGAATTTGGCAATATATGTATTGTCACAAAGTGGATTAAAACAACTGGTAGTTCATTGGTCTTGCGATGTTTAGAGGTGAAGTACAAAGAG TCAGAAGAACCACCTTTAAATGTATTGCACATCCAGTATCCTGAATGGCCTGATCATGGAGTTCCTAGGGATACCCTTGCTGTGCGTGAAATTCTCAAAAGATTATATGATGTACCACCTAGTCTTGGACCAATTGTGGTGCATTGCAG CGCAGGCATTGGTAGAACTGGGACATATTGCACGATCCAGAATACCATCCAAAGGATTCTAGTTGGTGACATGTCTGCTTTGGATCTTGTTAAGACTATAACCCTTTTTAGGTCACAGCGAATTGGGATGGTTCAGACATTG GAGCAGTATCTCTTCTGTTATGATGCTATTGTTGATGAGCTTGAAGACCTGATCTCGGATAGCAGTGGCCAAAGGAGCTCATATTAG
- the LOC113699993 gene encoding protein-tyrosine-phosphatase PTP1 isoform X1 — protein MAATGKPISTSSASSSLAAKPFFDFSPDSEPAKFVLSPDELRYSSEALQSFKDKLFKSPQTIRQEFLTLQAKRMSRSDMMSRCTVAFDSVNRDKNRYSDVLPFDSNRVVLNPCKDYRPSARGYINASFIETSDKVSRFIATQGALPHTFEDFWEMILQNHCPVIVMLTRLVDNYKVLNCLEYKMMKCGDYFQAEDGPREFGNICIVTKWIKTTGSSLVLRCLEVKYKESEEPPLNVLHIQYPEWPDHGVPRDTLAVREILKRLYDVPPSLGPIVVHCSAGIGRTGTYCTIQNTIQRILVGDMSALDLVKTITLFRSQRIGMVQTLEQYLFCYDAIVDELEDLISDSSGQRSSY, from the exons ATGGCCGCCACTGGAAAACCCATCTCTACATCCTCTGCCTCTTCTTCCCTGGCTGCTAAACCTTTCTTCGACTTCTCACCGGATTCGGAGCCGGCAAAGTTTGTTCTTTCTCCGGATGAACTCCGTTACTCTTCCGAAGCTCTTCAATCTTTCAAGGACAAGCTTTTCAAGTCACCTCAAACGATACGGCAGGAGTTCCTCACCTTGCAG GCAAAAAGGATGAGCCGTTCGGATATGATGAGTAGATGCACAGTGGCTTTTGATAGTGTGAACCGTGACAAAAATCGTTACAGTGACGTCCTGCCAT TTGACAGTAACAGGGTTGTTTTGAACCCATGCAAGGATTACAGACCATCAGCTAGGGGATATATTAATGCAAGCTTCATTGAG ACATCTGACAAGGTGTCTCGCTTTATTGCAACACAAGGTGCTTTACCACATACCTTTGAAGATTTCTGGGAGATGATACTCCAGAATCATTGTCCTGTGATAGTTATGCTTACACGATTGGTAGACAATTACAAGGTACTCAACTGTTTGGAGTACAAG ATGATGAAATGTGGAGACTACTTTCAGGCAGAGGATGGGCCTAGAGAATTTGGCAATATATGTATTGTCACAAAGTGGATTAAAACAACTGGTAGTTCATTGGTCTTGCGATGTTTAGAGGTGAAGTACAAAGAG TCAGAAGAACCACCTTTAAATGTATTGCACATCCAGTATCCTGAATGGCCTGATCATGGAGTTCCTAGGGATACCCTTGCTGTGCGTGAAATTCTCAAAAGATTATATGATGTACCACCTAGTCTTGGACCAATTGTGGTGCATTGCAG CGCAGGCATTGGTAGAACTGGGACATATTGCACGATCCAGAATACCATCCAAAGGATTCTAGTTGGTGACATGTCTGCTTTGGATCTTGTTAAGACTATAACCCTTTTTAGGTCACAGCGAATTGGGATGGTTCAGACATTG GAGCAGTATCTCTTCTGTTATGATGCTATTGTTGATGAGCTTGAAGACCTGATCTCGGATAGCAGTGGCCAAAGGAGCTCATATTAG